ACTCGGTGAGAGATGGAGACGGATCGTTGCTCCAATTCCTTTACGGTGGTGATGCCATTGATACTACTAAACAGTCTCATATGAATCAATTCGAATTCTGCTTGCAGAACTATGATGCATTAGTGAGCAGATACAATCCGGGTGACTTGGCTGGCCATTTGAATACAGAAACCGCTCTCTCTTATGCGAAGAAAGCCAGGAagcaccagaagaagacgtCACTGTCTCGTCATTATGAACAAAGCACAAAGTACGATCCTGTGCTTTCGGTATACAATCCTTCAAAGTATTTGGGCTCTGTTTCTGAGAAGTTTCAGGACAAGCTTGATGCTTTCACAAAGGAGCATCctcaactttttgcaaaatcacTGGACAAAGGCGTCAGTGAGAAGAAATTTAAGGCCTTGATGCAACTTAAATATATGAGGTCTCTTATAAACCCCGGAGAGGCTGTTGGAATTGTTGCGGCTCAATCTATCGGAGAGCCTTCTACACAAATGACTCTTAACACCTTTCATTTCGCTGGTCATGGTGCTGCTAACGTTACTCTTGGTATTCCTAGAATGAGAGAAATCATCATGACCGCATCGGCCTCTATTGCAACACCACAAATGTCATTACCGCTTCTTCCTGATGTCGATAACGCAATGGCAGACGCTTTCTGCAAGTCAATCGGAAAGGTCTTCCTCAGTGAGTTCATCGATGACGTTGTCGTTACGGAAACAACTGGGGTGGAGGAAGGTAGCTCGTCTTCACACAGAGCTTATAGAGTCAGaatcacttttttttcaaaagaggaatATGTTGATGAATATGAcatttctcaagaagagttggagaaaacaatctcctccaagtttttgaataaGTTGGAATTGGcgatcaacaagaacttAAAATCGCAGATAAAGAGCTCTACTTTGCCCGTGGTTGGTAAAGCCTTGCCAAAATCTCAAACTGATGCCGCGCTCCCTACCAGGAGAGAATTTGAGGGTGatggcgaagaagatggtgaTGCTACCGATCACAAAATCAAATCCAACTCCAAAGAAGCTGTTTCTTATGAAGAGCCagatgaagacgaagtGGAGTGCATGAGGAGAGCTGAAGAAACATCTAACGACGAAATGGAAGACTCAAGTGATTCTGATGAGTCTGATGCATCTGACTCCGATGATGATTCTGTGGAAAATGATAATCTTATGGATGTTGAAGCTCAGGAAAAGCCCGAAATTAAGGTCGCTTTGACTAAATCGGCAAGAGACAGACAAGCTGAAGTCATCTCTTCGCATCactacatcaagaaatACAATTTCGATGATGAGAAAGGACAATGGTGTGAGTTTGATATCGAATTACTTGGTGATGTTCAAAAGCTATTGATGGTCAACATCATCGAGGATTTATGTCGTGAGGTAGTCGTGAGAGAAATTGCTCATATCGGTAGATGTCTTCGTCCTCAGCCAGATAATGGTGTTCGTGCCTTGACAACTGAAGGTGTGAATTTTAAAGCTATGTGGGATCAAGATGACTTCATCGACGTTAACGCGATTACATCTAATGATATCGTTGCAGTTCTCAAGACCTATGGTGTTGAGGCTGCCAGGAATACAATTGTCAACGAGATAAACAACGTGTTCTCTACTTACGCGATCTCGGTCTCGACTCGCCATCTAGATTTGATCGCAGACATGATGACAAGAGAAGGAACATATCGCGCCTTCAACAGACAAGGTATCGACTCCTCGACATCAGCTTTTAAGAAAATGTCTTATGAGACCACCTGCCAGTTTTTGACGAAGGCAGTTCTTGATGGTGAAAAGGAAGACCTAGACTCGCCCTCAGCAAAGATTGTTATGGGATTATTAGCGAATATTGGAACGGGTTCCTTCGATATCATGGCTGATATATGATCCGAAATAATATGGGTTACAATTAGATAAACGTTGCATATTAATAGATAAGTTCATTGCTATTCAAGCGTCAAATGTTGAATGCTGCAATCAAGAAAGCTGCAGAAAACGAAAGCTTAAAACTCAATCGCTTAAAAAACAAGTTTTTTAGATCGATACGATGATTACCTATCGAAAAAACCTTATTCCATGGTATCGAGATATAGTTTCTGTTCTCAAAGAATTGGAGCAATAGATATGTTGACAATGAAAGTGCTACGAGTAGCGTCGAAAACTTACCCACAATTGAGCCCAAAAGTAATCCCGAGACTGAACCGATACATAAGTCTCTGTACGTTTGATCTTCCCGCTTTATTTGAAGACCCCgatttgcttctttggttgGCGCCGATTGAGGGAGCGGTGAACGAACAGCCGGGGTGTCATTTCGTAtaattcttcttggtctGAGCATTATGCCCAACCCTAAAGCCGAAGAGAAGGCTATTGAAGATCTGAAGAGACTTGGTCTCAAGACATTTATCATGATGATATTAGCGTAGTGAGCACAGATGAATGCGCGGATTAATATTGCTTTCAGAATATGTTGTATTGCAACGTGGAGAGGACACGCAAAAGTTACGATTTAGAATACATCATCAAAGCCTACTATCAGAGAAATCACCCTAAAAACTGAGAGTCATTATCAAAGAATATTCATATCAAGATTAATTATCGCATCGAACGGGGTCAACAAGAGAATGAGAACTTTGGATTTTGGGCAGAAAGGATACGAAAGGGAAAGAAAACTGCACACGATACAGAACGCCAGAATAGTGCGAAGatgccttctctttctgtcTGACGAAGTATCCCTCACGGCGCGGAGTGTGCACAAGCTTCTCTTACATATAAGCGACATATATATATGCCTTGCCTCCATCATGAATGGCTATACATCACCCACTTGAGCTTCGTCTGGTGGTTCGGCGTTTCAATAAGTTTCAAGGTCCTTTTATTTTGGTGCGTCATCTGCTAGTTTCATTCATCACATTCTGCTTTACTCCGGGTCTTTCCATACTTTCTCAAGCTCTCCGGTCGCACAAGTAATTGAAGTATGGTTATTTACAAGCCACAAACTCACACGAGCTTGACTCCAGGCATTTTTTTGGGGAACTACAATTCTCTACTTGATCAGGATTTTCTCGCAGGTGAAAATATAAAAGTGGTGATTAATTGCGGCGAGTCTAACTCTTTCGTCGAATTCTTGGATCTTCAACGACCTATTATCTCATCCGATGTGATTGTCTTGAATCTCGACCCTTCGTTATCTAAAGACCTTCCCGTATACCACGATATCCATCAAAGATTCAATAAGACACTCCAAAACTACTTGAATTTTTTCTACCATCATAACAAAAATGCCCACTACTATATCAATTCTGATAATCAATATTCagtgttgaagttgaattCGCCGACGATAAATGGTAATCCattgaagctcttcttcacaatAAATCGACTTTTGAGATTAATAACTGGCATCAATACTTCAGCAGGGGTTTTATGTGTATCTCACAAATTCAACACGTGGAATGTCTCCAATTCACTATTAATTGCTCTTTCACTACTGCTTTTGATGGATAGATATGGCTTGGATTTTGAAGCAAGCTGTAGATACCTAAGCAGTGTTTtacaagcaaatcaagaaatGGATGATGCATCATTAAACTTATTCAATCGCCAGTACTATGACGATGTCTTGCTCGTCGACAATCtaaaaaaatttttcatTGAGAACAACAAAATAAAACAAAGTGAGGATCCtttgatgacgacgaatacgaagttgaagagatcgaGAGATAATGTGGATGTTATGCCATTTCAACCTGCCCTAAAACGGATCGCCTAAGCACAATCATATTGCCAATGATGGATACTTACTCAGGTGCTTTTAATCCTACCATATTCGCAGTCCTTTTCACATTTTCTGATTGGCTCATCAGCAAGCCAGGGTTGTACCTCACTAAAAGCTCATCATGTATGCgttgagattgaagatATGTGACAACATTCTTTAAGTTATTGATATCATTCGAAttcctcatcaagctctttgcCTTCTCTGCATTCAAAGGGTCTATCTCAAATTCTTTGTCGTCAAGCCTGGCGAGCTCTCGATCAAGTTGAGCATAAGACTTGCGTTGCTTTATTAACTGAAACTTTTCGTATATCAAAcgagctcttctcttctcgCGCTCAAGCTGTTTACGCGAGACTTCGAGGCGTTGATGAGCTATCAAAAGCTCTTTGTGTAATGTCTTGGCCAAGTTTTTCCACATTATGTTTTCTTCATGGAGGAGGGAATATCAAGACAATCAAATACTTTATGTGTGACAATATATATACAGGTCACTACTTACTCTCtaggttttttttttttttttttgttcttttctttcttttctttcctgaGTCGTTCAACCTTTGATACCTTTCGCTATCTATCATACTCACTTTCTTTTACGTAAATTGTATCAATTGTCAGCGCAGGATTCAATCGTACATGAGTTACTACTCTGATTGGATTTCTACGTTCTCGCACTCATCATGCCCATGCCTAATCGGGCATCTCACAAATGTGTTTTCGCTCTAAAAATTTTAAGTTTGAAGTAAGTATAAttaaaacaaaaaaaaataaaaaataaaaggAGAAGACAAAGGGAGAggatttgatcaacacAGCTTATGCGCAGAGCATTTTACTCCAAAAGAGACCATGATGCACTTCTCGCAGAGTTATGCAAGCGCGATCTTGGAAGCAAGGAAATTGAAGCTGACTCCGCGAGCAGTTTGAGCTACTGGAGCGTACACAAAGATATCATTTTCAGGAGTCCCTAGTCATGATTGGGACTTATGATGAATCATTTGATGACGTTACGAGAAATGGGAAATTTCTTCTGTCTCTAAAGAAATCGATGGCAAGTAGCAGTCGGCTTGTAGGCATAGCCAATCAAAATGTTTCTCGGGTCCGAACAATTTCGCGCGAAATTTTCCATAGCGAAAATTAAATCGTACGGAAAAACTGAGTATCCCAATTGTTTGTTCTTCAGTAACTTGATCACAAAACTATTCACTAAACATGTTGAGACCTTTTTCCAGAAGCGTATGTATTTCCTAGTTTATAAAATTTGGAAGCCGACCTTCACTATAAAGGAGCGTCTCAAACTTCTCCTGTGACACCCCTTAAAATTTTTGCCGTGAATGACCATTGCTCGAAGGTTAATGAGAACATTGAGGCTAACTTCTAGGCACGTACTCTTGCAACATTTGCCTCTCCTGAGTCTGTGTTGCCTAAGAAATATGGAGGCACTTATACTGTTACTTTAGTTCCAGGTGACGGTATTGGTAAAGAAATCACCGACTCTGTCCAGACTATTTTTAAGGATCAGCGAGTACCTATTGAATgggaagttgttgatgtctCAGGTTTGAGTGAAGACAACCAAGGAGTCACTGAAGCTGTGAATTCTTTGAAAAGGAATAAGGTTGGTTTGAAGGGAATTTTGTATACCCCAACCAATAAGACCAACAAATCCTTAAATGTCGCATTGAGGAAGGAGTTGGACATCTACGCATCATTAGTCTTGATTAAGAACATTCCAGGTGTAAAATCAAGATTGGATGGTATTGATTTTGCATTGGTGAGAGAAAACACTGAAGGTGAATACTCGGGATTAGAACATCAGTCTGTTCCTGGTGTCGTTGAATCCTTGAAAATCATGACTAGATTCAAGTCTGAAAGAATTGCAAAATTTGCCTTCGATTTcgcaaagaagaacaacagACAATTGGTTACCGCGATCCACAAAGCAAACATCATGAAGTTGGGTGATGGATTGTTCAGAACAACTGTCAAAGATGTTGGTCAAGATTACCCTGGTATAGAGGTAAACGATTTGATTGTTGACAATGCTTCAATGCAAGCAGTGGCCAAGCCTCAGCAATTTGATGTGTTAGTTACTCCCAACTTGTACGGATCGATTCTTTCGAATATTGGTGCCGCGTTGATCGGTGGTCCTGGTTTGGTTCCAGGTGCGAACTTCGGAAGAGAGTACGCTGTTTTTGAGCCTGGTTGCAGACACGTTGGCTTGGACATCAAGGGTCAGAATACAGCCAACCCAACTGCCATGATTTTGTCTGCCTCAATGTTGTTGAGGCATTTGGGATTAAACACTCATGCAGACAAGATTTCGCAAGCTACCTATGATGTCATTGCCGAAGGAAAGGTGAGAACAAGAGATATCGGTGGTACGTCAACTACCACTGAGTTCACTGATGCtattttggccaagttgaacgcATAGAATCGTTGAACTATATAGAATCGCATTAAATCAAGAAATGTTACATGTTGAATACTTTTTGATCAAGCCCGTGTTCCTTAAAGACATAGCCTACTTTAGTGATACAACGCATTTGATAGAAAAGCAGTAACTCGTTTATTCCTGTATGCATTTGACTCCGTCTACTCATACATTGATTGGTTGACTCATGTGATTCTTATGTGTAGGACAAGTTGAGTTCAAAAATTTGTCTTGGATAAGATGTGTCGGGCCTCAAAGATTTTCTATTAAGTAAGCATAGGAATATTGCAGATGTGTGATGTCGTGCTAGGCGCCCAATGGGGCGATGAAGGCAAGGGTAAATTGGTTGACATCTTGTGTGACGATATCGATGTGTGTGCTAGATGTCAAGGCGGTAATAATGCTGGACACACTATCGTTGTCAATGACGTGAAGTATGACTTCCATATGCTTCCCTCTGGCTTGATTAATCCCAATTGCCAGAATTTATTAGGATCTGGAGTGGTTATCCATGTGCCGTCTCTTTTCGAGGAATTAGAGAACTTAGAAAAGAAAGGTTTAAACGGAAGAGATAGGCTCTTTATTTCTTCCCGTGCTCATCTAGTGTTTGATTTCCACCAAAGAACCGACAAGTTGAAAGAGGCTGAGCTTTctgaaacaaagaaatccATTGGAACAACTGGAAAGGGTATCGGACCAACGTACTCCACGAAAGCGTCACGTTCGGGAATAAGAGTGCATCACTTGGTCTCAGATGAGCCTGGTGCATGGGAGGAGTTCACAGTCAGATATCATCGTCTTATTAACTCCAGATACAAGCGCTATGGAGAGTTCGATTACGATActgaggaggagctcaacAGGTATGCGAGATACAAGGAAGCTTTGAGACCGTTTGTAGTTGATTCTATTGACTTCATGCAAAACGCGATCAAATCtaacaaaaaaattcttgTGGAAGGTGCAAATGCATTGATGCTTGATCTCGATTTTGGAACTTATCCCTATGTCACGTCGTCCTCAACAGGCATTGGTGGTGTATTGACTGGTCTCGGGATTCCTCCAAGAAGTATACGTAATGTGTATGGTGTTGTGAAAGCATACACAACCAGGGTAGGGGAGGGACCTTTCCCCACTGAGCAATTAAACGAAATCGGTGAAACATTACAAGACGTT
This DNA window, taken from Candidozyma auris chromosome 7, complete sequence, encodes the following:
- the ADE12 gene encoding adenylosuccinate synthase — its product is MCDVVLGAQWGDEGKGKLVDILCDDIDVCARCQGGNNAGHTIVVNDVKYDFHMLPSGLINPNCQNLLGSGVVIHVPSLFEELENLEKKGLNGRDRLFISSRAHLVFDFHQRTDKLKEAELSETKKSIGTTGKGIGPTYSTKASRSGIRVHHLVSDEPGAWEEFTVRYHRLINSRYKRYGEFDYDTEEELNRYARYKEALRPFVVDSIDFMQNAIKSNKKILVEGANALMLDLDFGTYPYVTSSSTGIGGVLTGLGIPPRSIRNVYGVVKAYTTRVGEGPFPTEQLNEIGETLQDVGAEFGVTTGRKRRCGWLDLVVLKYSTAINGYTHLNITKLDVLDSFKDIKVGVAYWHKGQKLNSFPEDLLKLANVEVEYVTLPGWQADISKIKDFADLPANAKAYLKFIEKFLEVPIKWVGVGPSRDSMLLKDSS
- the IDH1 gene encoding isocitrate dehydrogenase (NAD(+)) IDH1, with protein sequence MLRPFSRSARTLATFASPESVLPKKYGGTYTVTLVPGDGIGKEITDSVQTIFKDQRVPIEWEVVDVSGLSEDNQGVTEAVNSLKRNKVGLKGILYTPTNKTNKSLNVALRKELDIYASLVLIKNIPGVKSRLDGIDFALVRENTEGEYSGLEHQSVPGVVESLKIMTRFKSERIAKFAFDFAKKNNRQLVTAIHKANIMKLGDGLFRTTVKDVGQDYPGIEVNDLIVDNASMQAVAKPQQFDVLVTPNLYGSILSNIGAALIGGPGLVPGANFGREYAVFEPGCRHVGLDIKGQNTANPTAMILSASMLLRHLGLNTHADKISQATYDVIAEGKVRTRDIGGTSTTTEFTDAILAKLNA